A DNA window from Allokutzneria albata contains the following coding sequences:
- the glgP gene encoding alpha-glucan family phosphorylase, whose product MRALRRFTVRASLPEPLAALGRLATNLRWVWHQPTQDLFASVDPQSWERLDGDPLRLLAEVSPDRLQQLAGDEGFLVRTAAIADDLDRYLDSGRWYQRRQEEAEGMPSSIAYFSMEFGVTEALPNYSGGLGVLAGDHLKAASDLGVPLIGVGLLYRSGYFRQSLSHDGWQIEHYPVLDPRALPLEPLTEPSGAPILVHVAMPDDRVLRARVWKAQVGRVPLLLLDSDVEENDDDLRGVTDRLYGGDQNHRIRQEILAGIGGVRAVRVFCELTGHAQPDIFHTNEGHAGFLGLERIREYVASGELDFDQALSTVRAGTVFTTHTPVPAGIDRFPVDLVRHYFGAGGEGLLPGVPVDRVIALGAEENPGLFNMAHMGLRLGQRANGVSQLHGRVSREMFRSLWQDFDVTEVPIGSVTNGVHGPTWAATEMSRLLGESDPDLVDKGVGIHGFEPVTDAGLWELRGELRGRLVREVRRRLRASWVQRGASNLELGWTDSVFDPDVLTIGFARRVPTYKRLTLMLRDPERLRALLLDPERPVQLVVAGKSHPADDGGKALIQQIVRFADDPEVRHRIVFLPDYGMSMAKYLYWGCDVWLNNPLRPLEACGTSGMKSALNGGLNLSIKDGWWDELFDGDNGWAIPTADGVADPNRRDDLEATALYELISTQVAPMFYDRGEDGVPTRWMGKVRHTLASLGPQVQASRMVKEYVETLYTPAARSAAAVGEYAFNGAKELASYRARLDAAWPGVRVTETYFSINGNSAAPLLGSKATVTARVELGGLDRTEIEVQAVVGRVDDSDELHDVVSVPMELVSPGEYTVEVELPYAGPTGYTVRVLPKHDLLASPVELGKVVLAT is encoded by the coding sequence GTGAGAGCACTGCGCCGGTTCACCGTCCGTGCCAGTCTGCCGGAGCCGTTGGCGGCTCTCGGCCGGTTGGCGACCAACCTCCGCTGGGTGTGGCACCAGCCCACCCAGGACCTCTTCGCCTCGGTGGATCCCCAGTCGTGGGAACGCCTCGACGGCGACCCGCTGCGGCTGCTCGCCGAGGTCTCGCCGGACCGACTCCAGCAGCTCGCGGGCGACGAGGGCTTCCTCGTGCGGACCGCGGCCATCGCCGACGACCTCGACCGCTACCTCGACTCCGGCCGCTGGTACCAGCGGCGCCAGGAGGAGGCCGAGGGCATGCCGTCCTCGATCGCCTACTTCTCGATGGAGTTCGGCGTCACCGAGGCGCTGCCCAACTACTCCGGCGGCCTCGGCGTGCTCGCCGGTGACCACCTCAAGGCCGCGTCCGACCTGGGCGTCCCGCTGATCGGGGTCGGCCTGCTCTACCGCTCGGGCTACTTCCGCCAGTCGCTGTCGCACGACGGCTGGCAGATCGAGCACTACCCGGTGCTCGACCCGCGCGCCCTGCCGCTGGAGCCGCTGACCGAGCCCTCCGGCGCGCCGATCCTGGTGCACGTGGCCATGCCCGACGACCGGGTGCTGCGCGCCCGCGTGTGGAAGGCGCAGGTCGGCCGGGTTCCGTTGCTGCTGCTGGACTCCGATGTCGAGGAGAACGACGACGACCTGCGCGGCGTCACCGACCGGCTCTACGGCGGCGACCAGAACCACCGCATCCGCCAGGAGATCCTCGCGGGCATCGGCGGCGTCCGCGCCGTGCGCGTGTTCTGCGAACTGACCGGCCACGCGCAGCCGGACATCTTCCACACCAACGAGGGCCACGCGGGCTTCCTCGGCCTTGAGCGCATCCGTGAGTACGTCGCTTCGGGTGAGCTCGACTTCGACCAGGCGCTGTCGACCGTGCGCGCGGGCACCGTGTTCACCACGCACACCCCCGTCCCCGCGGGCATCGACCGCTTCCCGGTGGACCTGGTGCGGCACTACTTCGGCGCGGGCGGCGAGGGCCTGCTGCCCGGCGTCCCGGTCGACCGCGTGATCGCGCTCGGCGCCGAGGAGAACCCCGGCCTGTTCAACATGGCGCACATGGGCCTGCGGCTCGGACAGCGCGCGAACGGCGTCTCGCAGCTGCACGGCCGCGTCAGTCGGGAGATGTTCCGCAGCCTGTGGCAGGACTTCGACGTCACCGAGGTGCCGATCGGCTCGGTCACCAACGGCGTGCACGGTCCGACCTGGGCGGCCACCGAGATGAGCAGGCTGCTGGGCGAATCCGACCCGGACCTGGTCGACAAGGGCGTCGGCATCCACGGCTTCGAGCCGGTCACCGACGCGGGCCTGTGGGAGCTGCGCGGTGAGCTGCGCGGGCGCCTCGTCCGGGAGGTCCGTCGCAGGCTGCGCGCGTCCTGGGTGCAGCGCGGCGCGTCGAACCTGGAGCTGGGCTGGACCGACTCCGTCTTCGACCCGGACGTGCTGACCATCGGCTTCGCCCGGCGGGTGCCGACCTACAAGCGGCTCACGCTGATGCTGCGCGACCCGGAGCGGCTGCGCGCGCTGCTGCTGGACCCGGAGCGCCCGGTGCAGCTGGTGGTCGCGGGCAAGTCGCACCCGGCCGACGACGGCGGCAAGGCGCTGATCCAGCAGATCGTCCGCTTCGCCGACGACCCCGAGGTGCGGCACCGCATCGTCTTCCTGCCCGACTACGGCATGTCGATGGCGAAGTACCTGTACTGGGGTTGCGACGTCTGGCTGAACAACCCGCTGCGGCCGTTGGAGGCGTGCGGCACCTCCGGCATGAAGTCGGCGCTCAACGGCGGGCTCAACCTGTCCATCAAGGACGGTTGGTGGGACGAGCTGTTCGACGGCGACAACGGCTGGGCCATCCCGACCGCGGACGGCGTCGCCGACCCGAACCGCCGGGACGACCTGGAGGCGACCGCGCTCTACGAGCTGATCAGCACCCAGGTCGCGCCGATGTTCTACGACCGCGGCGAGGACGGCGTTCCGACCCGCTGGATGGGCAAGGTCCGGCACACGCTGGCCTCGCTCGGCCCGCAGGTGCAGGCCTCCCGCATGGTCAAGGAGTACGTCGAGACGCTCTACACCCCGGCGGCCCGTTCGGCTGCCGCGGTAGGCGAGTACGCCTTCAACGGCGCGAAGGAGCTGGCCTCCTACCGCGCCCGCCTCGACGCCGCGTGGCCGGGGGTGCGGGTGACGGAGACCTACTTCTCGATCAACGGCAACAGCGCGGCCCCGCTGCTCGGTTCCAAGGCGACGGTCACCGCGCGCGTGGAGCTGGGCGGCCTGGACCGCACCGAGATCGAGGTGCAGGCGGTCGTCGGCCGGGTCGACGACTCCGACGAGCTGCACGACGTGGTCTCGGTGCCGATGGAGCTGGTGTCGCCGGGCGAGTACACGGTGGAGGTGGAGCTGCCCTACGCGGGCCCGACCGGCTACACGGTTCGCGTCCTGCCGAAGCACGACCTGCTCGCGTCCCCGGTCGAGCTGGGCAAGGTCGTTCTCGCGACCTGA
- a CDS encoding maltotransferase domain-containing protein: MSGRLGIDDVSPVISCGRDPAKAVVGEHIPIQATVWREGHDAVAATVAWRGPEDRVARQTRMTHLGGGLDDYAASIVPDHPGMWTFRVDAWSDPWATWLHAIEVKVAAGQGAAELANDLEIGARLIDRVSRRPDRRNDRELLTIAAEALRDTDRPVAERIAVALSEPVRRIMHQYPVRELVTKGKPQRVWVDRERARFSSWYEFFPRSTGGVDAEGNPVHGTFATATKALDRIAAMSFDVVYLPPIHPIGRENRKGRNNTLTPGPTDVGSPWAIGAAEGGHDAIHPDLGTMEDFKGFVARAGELGMEVALDFALQCAPDHPWVAEHPEWFTVLPDGTIAYAENPPKKYQDIYPLNFDKDPEGLYAETLRVVLHWVEAGVRIFRVDNPHTKPPDFWNWLIWKVKETHPDVLFLSEAFTRPARMFGLAKRGFTQYYTYFTWRTYKQEIIEFGNELVAHADDGTPNLFVNTPDILHASLQHGGPGTFALRAALAATLSPSWGVYSGYELFEHQAVREGSEEYLDSEKYELRPRDFDAALREGRSLEPWLRRLNEIRRARPALSRLRTLRFHHVDNDALIAYSKTDPATGDIVVVVVNLDPGNGQEGTLWLDLPLLGMDWQERFSARDEVTGETWDWGQANFVRLEPHRAVAHIVAVERR, encoded by the coding sequence GTGAGCGGTCGGCTCGGTATCGACGATGTCTCCCCAGTCATCTCCTGCGGACGCGACCCGGCGAAAGCCGTTGTGGGGGAACACATCCCGATCCAAGCCACCGTCTGGCGGGAGGGCCACGACGCGGTCGCGGCGACGGTCGCGTGGCGCGGACCCGAGGACCGCGTCGCCCGGCAGACCCGGATGACCCACCTTGGCGGCGGGCTGGACGACTACGCCGCGTCGATCGTCCCGGACCACCCGGGCATGTGGACCTTCCGCGTGGACGCGTGGTCGGACCCGTGGGCGACCTGGCTGCACGCCATCGAGGTCAAGGTCGCGGCCGGGCAGGGTGCCGCGGAACTGGCCAACGACCTGGAGATCGGCGCGCGGCTGATCGACCGCGTCTCGCGCAGGCCCGACCGCCGCAACGACCGCGAGCTGCTGACGATCGCCGCCGAGGCGCTGCGCGACACCGACCGCCCCGTCGCCGAACGGATCGCAGTCGCCCTGTCCGAGCCGGTGCGCCGGATCATGCACCAGTACCCGGTGCGCGAACTGGTCACCAAGGGCAAGCCGCAGCGCGTGTGGGTCGACCGCGAGCGCGCGCGCTTCAGCTCCTGGTACGAGTTCTTCCCGCGCTCCACCGGCGGCGTGGACGCCGAGGGCAACCCGGTGCACGGCACCTTCGCCACCGCGACGAAGGCGCTGGACCGCATCGCCGCCATGAGCTTCGACGTGGTCTACCTGCCGCCGATCCACCCCATCGGCCGGGAGAACCGCAAGGGGCGCAACAACACCCTGACTCCGGGGCCGACCGACGTCGGCTCGCCGTGGGCGATCGGCGCGGCCGAGGGCGGCCACGACGCCATCCACCCGGACCTGGGCACCATGGAGGACTTCAAGGGCTTCGTCGCGCGCGCGGGCGAACTCGGCATGGAGGTCGCGCTGGACTTCGCGCTCCAGTGCGCGCCGGACCACCCGTGGGTCGCCGAGCACCCGGAGTGGTTCACGGTGCTGCCCGACGGCACCATCGCCTACGCGGAGAACCCACCGAAGAAGTACCAGGACATCTACCCGCTGAACTTCGACAAGGACCCCGAAGGGCTCTACGCGGAGACCCTGCGCGTGGTGCTGCACTGGGTCGAGGCGGGCGTGCGGATCTTCCGGGTCGACAACCCGCACACCAAGCCACCGGACTTCTGGAACTGGTTGATCTGGAAGGTCAAGGAGACCCATCCGGACGTGCTGTTCCTGTCCGAGGCCTTCACCCGGCCCGCGCGGATGTTCGGCCTGGCCAAGCGCGGGTTCACGCAGTACTACACGTACTTCACCTGGCGCACGTACAAGCAGGAGATCATCGAGTTCGGCAACGAGCTGGTCGCGCACGCCGACGACGGCACGCCGAACCTGTTCGTCAACACCCCGGACATCCTGCACGCGTCGCTGCAGCACGGCGGGCCCGGCACGTTCGCGCTGCGCGCCGCGCTCGCCGCGACACTGTCGCCGAGCTGGGGCGTGTACTCCGGCTACGAGCTGTTCGAGCACCAGGCCGTGCGCGAGGGCAGCGAGGAGTACCTCGACTCGGAGAAGTACGAGCTGCGCCCGAGGGACTTCGACGCCGCGCTGCGCGAGGGGCGCTCGCTGGAACCGTGGCTGCGCAGGCTCAACGAGATCCGGCGCGCGCGGCCCGCGCTGAGCCGGCTGCGCACGCTGCGCTTCCACCACGTCGACAACGACGCGCTGATCGCCTACTCGAAGACCGATCCGGCCACCGGCGACATCGTCGTGGTCGTGGTGAACCTCGACCCGGGCAACGGCCAGGAAGGCACGTTGTGGTTGGACCTACCCCTTCTGGGTATGGACTGGCAAGAGCGGTTCAGCGCACGCGACGAGGTCACCGGGGAGACATGGGACTGGGGTCAGGCGAATTTCGTGAGGCTGGAGCCACACCGCGCGGTGGCCCACATCGTGGCGGTCGAACGACGCTAG
- the treS gene encoding maltose alpha-D-glucosyltransferase has protein sequence MNGSAGEIRPDAALGLEGIPHTGEGVTSDGHLIEPQAEDFRHARQAPEDADWFKRAVFYEVLVRAFADSSSDGTGDLRGLASRMDYLQWLGVDCLWLPPFYASPLRDGGYDISDFRAVLPEFGTVDDFVYVLDEAHRRGIRVITDLVLNHTSDAHPWFQASRSDPDGPYGDFYVWSDDDQKYADARIIFVDTETSNWTYDPVRGQFYWHRFFSHQPDLNYENPEVQEAMLDVLRFWLDLGIDGFRLDAVPYLFEQEGTNCENLPRTHEFLKKCRKVVDDEYPGRVLLAEANQWPSDVVAYFGDPEVGGDECHMAFHFPLMPRLFMAVRRENRFPISEILAQTPAIPSGCQWGIFLRNHDELTLEMVTDDERDYMYAEYAKDPRMKANIGIRRRLAPLLENDRNQQELFNAMLLSLPGSPVLYYGDEIGMGDNIWLGDRDGVRTPMQWTPDRNAGFSSCDPNRIYLPVNADPVYGYQAVNVEAHLNNSSSLLHWTRRMIEVRKQHPAFGLGDFTELGSSNPSILAYIRTYEGDTVVCVNNLSRFPQPVELHLGEFEGCVPVELTGGVRFPAIGELPYLLTLPGHGFYWFQLTAALDEGEAP, from the coding sequence ATGAACGGCTCTGCTGGGGAGATCAGGCCAGATGCGGCGCTCGGCCTTGAGGGCATACCGCACACGGGCGAGGGCGTGACCTCCGACGGGCACCTCATAGAGCCGCAGGCGGAGGACTTCCGGCACGCGCGCCAGGCCCCCGAGGACGCGGACTGGTTCAAACGGGCCGTGTTCTACGAGGTGCTGGTGCGCGCCTTCGCCGACTCCAGCAGCGACGGAACGGGCGACCTGCGCGGGCTCGCGTCGCGGATGGACTACCTGCAGTGGCTCGGCGTGGACTGCCTGTGGCTGCCGCCGTTCTACGCGTCGCCGCTGCGCGACGGCGGCTACGACATCAGCGACTTCCGCGCTGTGCTCCCGGAGTTCGGCACGGTGGACGACTTCGTCTACGTGCTCGACGAGGCGCACCGGCGCGGTATCCGCGTGATCACCGACCTGGTGCTCAACCACACCTCGGACGCGCACCCGTGGTTCCAGGCGTCGCGCAGCGACCCCGACGGCCCGTACGGCGACTTCTACGTCTGGAGCGACGACGACCAGAAGTACGCCGACGCGCGGATCATCTTCGTCGACACCGAGACGTCGAACTGGACCTACGACCCGGTGCGCGGGCAGTTCTACTGGCACCGCTTCTTCTCCCACCAGCCGGACCTCAACTACGAGAACCCCGAGGTCCAGGAAGCGATGCTGGACGTGCTCCGGTTCTGGCTGGACCTGGGCATCGACGGGTTCCGGCTGGACGCTGTGCCGTACCTGTTCGAGCAGGAGGGCACCAACTGCGAGAACCTGCCGCGCACGCACGAGTTCCTGAAGAAGTGCCGCAAGGTCGTCGACGACGAGTACCCCGGACGCGTGCTGCTGGCGGAGGCCAACCAGTGGCCGTCGGACGTGGTGGCCTACTTCGGCGACCCCGAGGTCGGCGGCGACGAGTGCCACATGGCCTTCCACTTCCCGTTGATGCCGCGGCTGTTCATGGCGGTGCGGCGGGAGAACCGCTTCCCCATCTCGGAGATCCTGGCGCAGACGCCCGCGATCCCCTCCGGCTGCCAGTGGGGCATCTTCCTCCGCAACCACGACGAGCTCACGTTGGAGATGGTCACCGACGACGAGCGCGACTACATGTACGCGGAGTACGCCAAGGACCCGAGGATGAAGGCCAACATCGGCATCCGCAGGCGCCTGGCCCCGCTGCTGGAGAACGACCGCAACCAGCAGGAGCTGTTCAACGCGATGCTGTTGTCGCTGCCGGGTTCGCCGGTGCTCTACTACGGCGACGAGATCGGCATGGGCGACAACATCTGGCTCGGCGACCGGGACGGCGTGCGCACGCCGATGCAGTGGACCCCCGACCGCAACGCGGGTTTCTCCAGCTGCGACCCGAACCGGATCTACCTGCCGGTCAACGCCGACCCGGTGTACGGCTACCAGGCCGTCAACGTCGAGGCGCACCTGAACAACAGCTCCTCGCTGCTGCACTGGACGCGCCGGATGATCGAGGTGCGCAAGCAGCACCCCGCCTTCGGGCTCGGCGACTTCACCGAGCTGGGCTCGTCCAACCCGAGCATCCTCGCCTACATCCGCACCTACGAGGGTGACACCGTGGTGTGCGTCAACAACCTCTCGCGGTTCCCGCAGCCGGTGGAGCTGCACCTCGGCGAGTTCGAGGGCTGCGTGCCGGTGGAGCTGACCGGCGGCGTGCGCTTCCCGGCGATCGGCGAGCTGCCGTACCTGTTGACGTTGCCCGGCCACGGTTTCTACTGGTTCCAGCTGACCGCCGCACTTGACGAGGGAGAGGCTCCGTGA
- a CDS encoding maltokinase N-terminal cap-like domain-containing protein codes for MTSSPTEVITELADALREWLPTQRWFAGKDRAVASVRPVQAVSLVDGDPALLHAVVEVRQNGSADRYQLLVGLRSDLPEHLGHAWIGTRAELACYDATQDTELTGLLLDLIARGQTHAGLDFQHEPGVELEIALKSRPVGAEQSNTSLVYGHHYILKLFRKLVTGTNPDLTLHRALRTQQCEHIAEPLGAIQGTLDGEEVTFGMLQRFLPDAADGWAMATASVRDLMAEGDLHPDEVGGDFAGEARRLGQAVAEVHADLAAALGSGSEGRDLLDRTVDAMQRRLDAVLASVPELGAHEQGLRSAFDAARELSHPIAVQHIHGDLHLGQVLRTVLGWVLIDFEGEPAAPAAERLSLRSPLRDVAGMLRSFDYAAHQLLVGYPGGSSAEDQLTVRALEWARRNRDAFCDGYAEKAADPREHAVLLRALELDKAVYEVAYEHGNRPEWLAVPLSSIARITGS; via the coding sequence GTGACCTCCTCACCGACCGAGGTGATCACCGAACTCGCCGACGCGCTGCGCGAATGGCTGCCGACCCAGCGCTGGTTCGCGGGCAAGGACCGCGCCGTCGCGTCCGTGCGCCCGGTGCAGGCCGTATCCCTTGTGGACGGTGATCCCGCGCTTCTGCACGCGGTGGTCGAGGTGCGGCAGAACGGCAGCGCCGACCGCTACCAGCTGCTGGTCGGCCTGCGCTCGGACCTGCCGGAGCACCTGGGGCACGCCTGGATCGGCACGCGTGCCGAGCTGGCCTGCTACGACGCCACCCAGGACACCGAGCTGACCGGCTTGCTGCTCGACCTCATCGCGCGCGGGCAGACCCACGCCGGACTGGACTTCCAGCACGAGCCCGGGGTGGAGCTGGAGATCGCCCTGAAGAGCAGGCCGGTCGGCGCGGAGCAGTCCAACACCTCGCTGGTCTACGGCCACCACTACATCCTCAAGCTGTTCCGCAAACTGGTCACGGGCACCAACCCCGACCTCACGCTGCACCGCGCGCTGCGGACGCAGCAGTGCGAGCACATCGCCGAACCGCTCGGCGCGATCCAGGGCACCCTGGACGGCGAAGAGGTCACTTTTGGGATGCTGCAACGCTTCCTGCCCGACGCCGCGGACGGCTGGGCGATGGCGACCGCGAGCGTCCGCGACCTGATGGCCGAGGGCGACCTGCACCCGGACGAGGTCGGCGGCGACTTCGCGGGCGAGGCGCGCAGGCTCGGCCAGGCCGTCGCCGAGGTGCACGCCGATCTGGCCGCGGCGCTGGGCAGCGGCTCCGAGGGCAGGGACCTGCTCGACCGCACCGTGGACGCGATGCAGCGGCGGCTCGACGCGGTGCTCGCCTCCGTCCCGGAGCTGGGCGCGCACGAGCAGGGGTTGCGTTCGGCGTTCGACGCCGCCCGCGAGCTGAGCCACCCCATTGCGGTGCAACACATCCACGGCGACCTCCACCTGGGCCAGGTGCTGCGGACGGTGCTCGGCTGGGTGCTGATCGACTTCGAGGGCGAGCCCGCGGCGCCCGCGGCGGAACGGCTGTCGTTGCGCTCTCCGCTGCGGGACGTCGCGGGCATGCTGCGGTCCTTCGACTACGCCGCGCACCAGCTGCTCGTCGGCTACCCCGGTGGCTCCAGCGCCGAGGACCAGCTCACGGTGCGCGCGCTGGAATGGGCACGGCGCAACCGCGACGCGTTCTGCGACGGGTACGCGGAGAAGGCCGCGGACCCGCGGGAGCACGCGGTGCTGCTCCGGGCGCTGGAGCTGGACAAGGCGGTGTACGAGGTGGCGTACGAGCACGGCAACCGGCCCGAATGGCTCGCGGTGCCGTTGTCGTCGATCGCGCGCATCACCGGCTCATGA
- the glgB gene encoding 1,4-alpha-glucan branching protein GlgB: MPDASAPSADEINRLLGGAHHDPHSVLGAHPHAQGTAFRVLRPHADEVVVIVGGEKHRLNKVHHGGLFSGLVDTPPGDYQLHVRYGDHVDISDDPYRWLPTLGELDLHLIGEGRHERLWEVLGARSHSYDTPSGTVAGTSFAVWAPNAQGVRVCGDFDGWSGVATPMRSLGSSGVWEIFLPGVLAGTRYKFRILGKDGNWHEKADPMAFATEVPPQTASVVAESNHEWTDADWLAKREATDWSTAPMSVYEVHLGSWRPGLGYRELAEQLANYVTETGFTHVELLPVAEHPFGGSWGYQVTSYYAPTARFGSPDDFRYFVDHLHSRGIGVIVDWVPAHFPKDSWALARFDGTPLYEHADPRRGEQPDWGTLVFDFGRSEVRNFLVANALYWLEEFHVDGLRVDAVASMLYLDYSRNEGEWLPNVHGGRENLDAVRFLQELNATVYKRHPGIMMIAEESTAWPGVTRPTHLGGLGFGFKWNMGWMHDALHYLAREPIHRSYHHNEMTFSLMYAWSENYVLPLSHDEVVHGKGSLWGRMPGDDWNKAANLRALLAYMWAHPGKKLLFMGGEFGQVQEWAESRSLDWHLLGERLHGGLASLMGDLNAFYRSAPAMYAQDTSPEGFSWIDANDSGGNVLSFVRLADDAEPVVCVANFAGSPHLNYRIGLPQRGVWREAINTDAEVYGGSGVGNMGTVRAEAKPWHGRTHSAVLQLPPSGVLLLVPDVLAVPETPELDAAPEFLESGE, encoded by the coding sequence ATGCCCGACGCAAGCGCACCCAGCGCGGACGAGATCAACCGGCTACTCGGCGGGGCACACCACGATCCCCACTCGGTGCTCGGCGCCCACCCGCACGCCCAAGGCACGGCGTTCCGGGTGCTCCGGCCGCACGCCGACGAGGTCGTCGTCATCGTCGGCGGGGAGAAGCACCGGCTGAACAAGGTGCACCACGGCGGGCTGTTCTCCGGTCTCGTCGACACGCCGCCCGGGGACTACCAGCTGCACGTGCGCTACGGCGACCACGTGGACATCTCCGACGACCCGTACCGCTGGCTGCCGACGCTCGGCGAGCTGGACCTGCACCTGATCGGCGAAGGGCGCCACGAACGGCTGTGGGAGGTGCTCGGCGCGCGCTCGCACAGCTACGACACGCCGAGCGGCACGGTCGCGGGCACGTCGTTCGCGGTGTGGGCACCGAACGCGCAGGGCGTGCGGGTGTGCGGGGACTTCGACGGGTGGAGCGGGGTCGCGACGCCGATGCGCTCGCTCGGCTCCTCCGGCGTCTGGGAGATCTTCCTGCCTGGCGTGCTCGCGGGGACCAGGTACAAGTTCCGCATCCTCGGCAAGGACGGCAACTGGCACGAGAAGGCCGACCCGATGGCCTTCGCCACCGAGGTCCCGCCGCAGACCGCCTCCGTCGTCGCCGAGTCCAACCACGAGTGGACCGACGCGGACTGGCTGGCCAAGCGCGAGGCCACCGACTGGTCGACCGCGCCGATGAGCGTCTACGAGGTGCACCTCGGCTCCTGGCGCCCCGGCCTCGGCTACCGGGAGCTCGCCGAACAGCTGGCGAACTACGTCACCGAGACCGGCTTCACCCACGTCGAGCTGCTCCCCGTCGCGGAGCACCCCTTCGGCGGGTCCTGGGGCTACCAGGTCACCTCCTACTACGCGCCGACCGCGCGCTTCGGCTCCCCCGACGACTTCCGCTACTTCGTCGACCACCTGCACTCGCGCGGGATCGGCGTGATCGTGGACTGGGTGCCCGCGCACTTCCCCAAGGACTCCTGGGCGCTGGCCCGCTTCGACGGCACTCCGCTGTACGAGCACGCCGACCCGCGCCGCGGCGAGCAGCCGGACTGGGGCACGCTCGTGTTCGACTTCGGCCGCAGCGAGGTCCGCAACTTCCTCGTCGCCAACGCGCTGTACTGGCTGGAGGAGTTCCACGTCGACGGGCTGCGGGTGGACGCGGTCGCCTCGATGCTCTACCTGGACTACTCGCGCAACGAGGGCGAGTGGCTGCCGAACGTCCACGGTGGACGCGAGAACCTGGACGCGGTGCGGTTCCTGCAGGAGCTGAACGCGACCGTCTACAAGCGACACCCCGGCATCATGATGATCGCCGAGGAGTCCACGGCGTGGCCAGGTGTCACCCGGCCCACCCACCTCGGCGGCCTCGGTTTCGGCTTCAAGTGGAACATGGGCTGGATGCACGACGCCTTGCACTACCTGGCGCGCGAGCCGATCCACCGCTCCTACCACCACAACGAGATGACCTTCTCGTTGATGTACGCGTGGAGCGAGAACTACGTGCTGCCGCTGTCGCACGACGAGGTGGTGCACGGCAAGGGCTCGCTGTGGGGCCGCATGCCGGGCGACGACTGGAACAAGGCCGCGAACCTGCGCGCGCTGCTCGCGTACATGTGGGCACACCCCGGCAAGAAGCTGCTGTTCATGGGTGGCGAGTTCGGCCAGGTCCAGGAGTGGGCGGAGTCGCGCTCGCTGGACTGGCACCTGCTCGGTGAGCGCCTGCACGGCGGGCTCGCCTCCCTCATGGGCGACCTCAACGCGTTCTACCGGTCGGCACCCGCGATGTACGCGCAGGACACCTCGCCCGAGGGCTTCTCGTGGATCGACGCCAACGACTCCGGCGGCAACGTGCTCAGCTTCGTCCGGCTCGCCGACGACGCCGAGCCCGTGGTGTGCGTGGCGAACTTCGCGGGCAGTCCGCACCTGAACTACCGCATCGGCCTGCCGCAGCGCGGCGTGTGGCGCGAGGCGATCAACACCGACGCGGAGGTCTACGGCGGTTCGGGTGTCGGCAACATGGGCACCGTGCGCGCCGAGGCCAAGCCGTGGCACGGTCGCACGCACTCCGCCGTGCTGCAGCTCCCGCCGTCCGGAGTGCTGCTGCTGGTCCCGGACGTGCTCGCCGTCCCGGAGACCCCGGAGCTCGACGCCGCACCGGAGTTCCTGGAGAGCGGCGAATAG